The Pseudomonadota bacterium genome contains the following window.
GGCACGGGCATTATTGGGGCAGCCATCGCTGGCTACGGCTCCGACAACAAGTATTCGCTGCTCGGCGGCATACGGGCAGCGAGCCAGATGGTCAGCAACGAGGTGACCCTGGGTCTGACGCTCGTGCCCTGCTTCATGGTCTACGAGTCCGTGCGGCTCGAGGAGATGGCGCTCTGGCAAAGCGAGCACGTCTGGGGCATCTTCGTCCCCAACCTCACGCTGGCCTTCGTGCTGTTTCTGACGGCGTCGATCGCCGAGAGCAAGCGTATTCCATTCGACCAGCCCGAAGGTGAAAGCGAGATCGTAGGAGGCTACGCCACCGAATACTCGGGGATGAGGTGGGGCATGTTCTTCATGGCCGAGTTCGTGGAGATCGTCGTCTTGGGCGCCATGGCCACCGTGTTGTTCTTTGGAGGCTGGGATCTACCCTTCCTGTACCGGAACGGCTTGGACTTCTTCGGGTTCGTGGTCGAGCTCCAGCACTGGGTCGTGGTCACGCTCCAGGTGCTGTTCTTCCTGCTAAAGATCGTGCTCTTCATGTGGCTGCAGCTCATGATCCGCTGGACCCTGCCGCGTTTTCGCTACGACCAAGTGATGGCGTTGTGCTGGAAGGGACTGCTTCCGCTTTCGCTGGTCAACATCATGGTTACCGGCATCGTGCTTCTCGCGACGCAGTAAGGCGCTTTCGCGACGGAGCACCAGGGGGAGCCATCTCGGGGATTCGAACCCCGGACCTACGGTTTACGAAACCGTTGCTCTACCACTGAGCTAAGATGGCACGGAAGCGCCGCGCTACCGGGCGCGGCCGGCGCTCTAGCCCGACGCCTGTTTGCTGTCAAGACGCTGGCCTGACCCCATGATCGTGGATCTGCGTTCCGATACGCTCACAAAGCCCAGCCAAGCCATGCGTGCCGCCATGGCCGCAGCTGAAGTAGGCGACGATGTCTACGGAGAGGACCCCACGGTCAGGCGACTCGAGGGGCGTGCGGCCGAGCTGCTGGGCAAACCGTGGGCCCTTTACGTGCCGAGTGGCACCATGGCCAATCAGATCGCACTGCTCGCGCACTGCCGTCCCGGTGACGAGGTGATCATCGGGGAGGGCAACCACTGCGCGTTCTACGAGGGCGGTGCGGGCGCGGCGTGGGCCGGTGTGCAGTTCGCGCAGGCAGGTCACGGCGGCTTGTTCAGCGCGGACGAAATGGAAGCGGCTTGCCGGCCCGGCGAGCACTACCTGCCACGCACGAGCCTGGTGGCACTCGAAAACACGCACAACCGGGCGGGCGGGCGCGTGTTTCCTCAGGCCGACGTCCTGCGCATCGCCGAGCGCGCCCATCGTCGCGGTCTGCGCGTGCACCTCGATGGCGCGCGGATCTGGAATGCGGCGGTGGTTACAGGGCAGCCGCCAAGCGCCCTGGCCGAGCCGGTCGACACGGTAAGCGCTTGCTTTTCCAAGGGGCTCGGAGCGCCGGTTGGATCCGTCATCGCCGGCAGCCGCGAATTCGTGACACGAGCACGACGACTGCGGCACATGCTTGGGGGCGGCATGCGCCAAGCCGGCGTGTTGTGCGCGGCTGCGCTGTTCGCCCTCGATCACAACCTGGAGCGCCTGGCCGAGGACCACCGCCTTGCGAGGCGGCTGGCCGCGGGGCTGGCCCGAATCGAGGGCGTCCGCTGCGACATCTCCGGCGTCGAGACCAATATCGTCAACTTCGATGTCCCGGGCGACGCGGCCCGTTTCGCTGCCCAGGCCGCCTCCCGGGGGGTGCGCCTGCACGCGGTTGCCAAGCACCGGCTGCGCGCCGTGACCCACCGCGAGCTTTCGGAACGGGACATCGAACGCGCGGTCAGCGTATTGGTCGAGGTCGGACAGCCTGATCCGTTGGATCGGTGACCCGGCCGCTGAGTTGCGCGACCGCCCGGGTAACGAGATCCATGGATTCGTCGAACTCGGACTCATGGAAGACGCTCAACGTGAGCAGACCGCCGTAGCCCGACCGGATCAAGGTGCCGAGCAGCCAGCTCGCGTGCTTGCTGGGCACGTAGCGCAAGGAGCGATGGGCGCGCTCATCGGGGTCGACACCGTGCCATTGAATCACGCGTATTCTGTCCGGTACGACCGCCAGGAGCGACTTCGCCATGGCGTAGTCGCTCGATTCCGAGGCCAGGACCATCGCAATCGACACGCCGAGCGATTCCAGCATGGGCACGATGATTTCGTACGGCGCCCTGCACTGCAGGCACAGCCTTGCCGGATCGACCCCGGTGCCGAGCAAGCGCTCCAGCGCGCTCTGGGTCGTATCCTGCCAGCGCACAAGCTCGGGTCCCGATCGGTCAGCGTGGTGAGCGGGGCAGGCCACGACGTAGGCTCGGGGGTCCAGGACGCGGGTGTGGCGAATCATGCGTTTGAGCTGGTTTTGAGCGCGACGGCGCTCGTTCCAGCGGCGGCTGGTAAGCTCCGGGCCGGCACTTACGTGAACGCTGTAGCTAAGACCTGAGCGTTCGCGGATCTCGCTCAAGCGGCTGAGCTCCTCGGAATCCGGAATGACCTCACCGGCAAGAAAGAGCGCCAGGTCGCGCACCCGAAAAGCCAGGCGCCGCGCGTTCGCGGTCCAGCCGGCCCTGTACACGTACGATGTGGCTCCGAGGGCGAAAGGGAGCTTCGGAACGCTGGCATCGGTACGAGCACCGACCGGGGATCGTCTGGTACGCTGGACAGCCAAGCGAGCCCATCGTAGCGCAGGACTATGCTGGTGTCCTGAGACATCGCTCTGATCGCGCAGCGAGCACCTGACCCGCAACGAAGTCTCCGGGTCAGGCTCCAGCCACTTGCCAAGCCGTCTCGCGGGCCCACTTGGCCGCCTCCAGCCAGGCGCCCGTGATTCGGCTCTCGTCGAGCCCGGCGCATGCCACGGCCTCCCAGCGGCTCTGCTCGTAAGCTACGGCACACGTTAGCAGCGCACCGTAAGGGCCGTCGTGATGCACGATGGCGTCCTTGAGCTCGGGGCTCAGCGGCAGTTCGCTCAGTACCTCGCGCATGGGGCGGTCCAGAAGCAGATCGAGCACCGAGAACAGCCCCACCGTGAAGGCGGTGCTCGACTTGGGCGCCCCCACGGCCTGCGCCAGATTGTCGCACATGCGCGCCCGTACCAAAGCCACGTGCAGCAGCTCGGGGGATCTGACGCCGCTCGCAGCAAGGGTCAGCAGCGTGACCCAGCGGCGCACGTTGTCCAAGCCAAGCATGACCAACGCGTGACGGACGGTCTCGATGCGACTTGCGGTCGCCCGCCCGGCCGTGTTCAGGCAGCGCACCAGGCGGTACGAAAGGGACACGTCGCTTCCTATGATCTCGTCCAGGCTCGAAATACTGGCGTCAGGATCGTGCACCGCTTGCAGGAGCCTCAACACGCTGGCATGCCGCGTCGGTATCTTTCGACCCCGGACAATCGACGGCTTGCTCAGGAAGTAGCCCTGGCAGTAGTTGAATCCGATCTCAAGACACATCTCGTGCTGAGCGTGGGTTTCGACCTTGTAGGCGATCGTCTCCAGGTTGTGCGACCGCAGCATGCCAAGGTGCCCTCGCAAGCGCTTGGGGTCGTACTTGCTCACGTCGACGCGGGCATAGCCCGCAACCTCTATGAGGGGCCCGTTTTTCGCTGCGTCAAGCTCGACGTCGCTGAGAACGAAGCGGTATCCCCTCCAAGCGAGGAACCGGAGCGCGGCGACGCTGCTGATGTCGACCTCGAAATCGCGCGGGATGACGAGCAGCACACGGTCTCGAGGCAGGAGCAGCGAGTAGTACTCGAGCAGCGTCTTGCGGGGGAAGTAGACCAGCATCTGCTTCGATCCAACAACCTGGTCCAGACCCAGCTCCACCAGAGCGTTCAGCATCACCCCCATGGTTGCGTCGTGACCGCTGCTAAAGCGCGCCCGATTCTCGAGGTCGCGTCGATACAACAGCTGGTAGGCCCAGACGTCGTTGCGGCGATCCAAAATGGGCTGCCGGCCCAAGAAGGCAAGCCGCTCCGGAAAAGCCGCAACCACCGAACCCCTGTCGCCGGTCTGGTTCGACGGACTATACCCTGTTTGACTCACGCGACCTGCTCCCGCCGGCACACCGGCTGAGCCGATCCTACGGTGGAACCCGATAGCTCTTGAGGGCCCGAATCAAGGCTGATTCTGCTCGAGCCGGTCCCGTCCGGCCCATTTCACGGAGGGCCACCGAATTGGTTGACTTTGGCCGGCACACGCTCGAGAGTCGGCCTGCGAGTTATCTGCCGGCAGGCGTGGCCCGCGCAACGTCGTCGCTAGGGCGGATCAATAGCGAGCACCATGAGTCCCGAGCCCACCCCAGCGATCTCCGCAAGCGCCGACCGTGCCCAGCCCTCGGAACGCTACAAGCTCGTTCGAGGCGCTAGCCGGACCCTTTGCGAGCCCCTGTGCATCGAAGACTACGTGGTCCAGTCGATGCCGGACGCGAGCCCCACGCTGTGGCACCTTGCACACACGACGTGGTTCTTCGAGACCTTCGTGCTCAAGCCTCACTGTCCTGGTTATCGCCCGTGGTCCGAGGGCTTCGAGTACCTCTTTAATTCCTACTACAATTCGGTGGGGCCGGCCTTTCCGAGGCCACGCAGGGGCTTGCTGACGCGGCCAACCGTACGCGACGTCATGCGCTATCGCGCCTACGTGGACGAGCACGTGCTCGCACTGCTCGAACGTGGCCCCCCCAACGTGGCGAGCGTGGTGGAACTGGGACTGCAGCACGAACAGC
Protein-coding sequences here:
- a CDS encoding DinB family protein; protein product: MSPEPTPAISASADRAQPSERYKLVRGASRTLCEPLCIEDYVVQSMPDASPTLWHLAHTTWFFETFVLKPHCPGYRPWSEGFEYLFNSYYNSVGPAFPRPRRGLLTRPTVRDVMRYRAYVDEHVLALLERGPPNVASVVELGLQHEQ
- a CDS encoding aminotransferase class I/II-fold pyridoxal phosphate-dependent enzyme, with amino-acid sequence MIVDLRSDTLTKPSQAMRAAMAAAEVGDDVYGEDPTVRRLEGRAAELLGKPWALYVPSGTMANQIALLAHCRPGDEVIIGEGNHCAFYEGGAGAAWAGVQFAQAGHGGLFSADEMEAACRPGEHYLPRTSLVALENTHNRAGGRVFPQADVLRIAERAHRRGLRVHLDGARIWNAAVVTGQPPSALAEPVDTVSACFSKGLGAPVGSVIAGSREFVTRARRLRHMLGGGMRQAGVLCAAALFALDHNLERLAEDHRLARRLAAGLARIEGVRCDISGVETNIVNFDVPGDAARFAAQAASRGVRLHAVAKHRLRAVTHRELSERDIERAVSVLVEVGQPDPLDR
- a CDS encoding NADH-quinone oxidoreductase subunit H, which encodes MQGSLLFVLVSSLIKIVFILIVAVGAFAPLLVWAERRQSAMIQDRLGPIRAGFTLFGRNITLAGLLHPLADALKLIFKEDFVPPKADRFLHAAAPIITLAPVVASFAVIPFADVLYLDHATEVLPRTGAVASSAAVPMQVAPLNIGILFVFAIGGTGIIGAAIAGYGSDNKYSLLGGIRAASQMVSNEVTLGLTLVPCFMVYESVRLEEMALWQSEHVWGIFVPNLTLAFVLFLTASIAESKRIPFDQPEGESEIVGGYATEYSGMRWGMFFMAEFVEIVVLGAMATVLFFGGWDLPFLYRNGLDFFGFVVELQHWVVVTLQVLFFLLKIVLFMWLQLMIRWTLPRFRYDQVMALCWKGLLPLSLVNIMVTGIVLLATQ
- a CDS encoding HDOD domain-containing protein, whose protein sequence is MSQTGYSPSNQTGDRGSVVAAFPERLAFLGRQPILDRRNDVWAYQLLYRRDLENRARFSSGHDATMGVMLNALVELGLDQVVGSKQMLVYFPRKTLLEYYSLLLPRDRVLLVIPRDFEVDISSVAALRFLAWRGYRFVLSDVELDAAKNGPLIEVAGYARVDVSKYDPKRLRGHLGMLRSHNLETIAYKVETHAQHEMCLEIGFNYCQGYFLSKPSIVRGRKIPTRHASVLRLLQAVHDPDASISSLDEIIGSDVSLSYRLVRCLNTAGRATASRIETVRHALVMLGLDNVRRWVTLLTLAASGVRSPELLHVALVRARMCDNLAQAVGAPKSSTAFTVGLFSVLDLLLDRPMREVLSELPLSPELKDAIVHHDGPYGALLTCAVAYEQSRWEAVACAGLDESRITGAWLEAAKWARETAWQVAGA